aaaagaagttGTACAAACCGCGGGGCAATAAGTTGGCACTCTAAGAATGgtgtttctctctcttttggggTCGATTTATCGGGCGTCGGAAACACTGTCGAGTGTAAATGCATACATATAACACTAGAATGGTAGAATGTCTAGGTATCCTGACTATTATAGCTTCAGATATTGCCAAGTAAGACCGGAAGGCGTGACTTTATATCGCCTGACGAAGGATAGAAGAGCCTACGCTAAAGCAAAGTTGTTCTCTCAAGTAGCCCTAGGTGGGAATTGCTTTCGATCGCAAATCAATTTGAGaaatgccaccaccaccaaatgTAGGTCTTCAAAACTGAAAATCGATCTTGATTAAGCCTCGATGGATGTTCAGACTTATATATCGTTGTAGTTTGTGTGGGATGTACAACCAGGTATCTACGTCGTGGATTCTGTAGGGAAAGTAGTAATGTCTTGAGGCGACTGGTAATGTGAGTATGCAAGGAGATTGCGAGACCGGACCACAATTACTATATCATGGTCTACCCATGATCTAGGCCTTCGCCTAACTCACTATAGATGTTCTTCAGACAGGGGACGGCGAATTCACGGGCGAAATCAATTTGTGGCTGCATCCTCATGTCTTGAAACAAGCAGTGTGATTGGAAGTGGTGGCGTCTTGGCTCCAGCCAGCTGCATGACTATGAGAAAATAGTCAACTAGTCTTGGCTTGCAGAATGACTTCCGGAAATTTAACCTGGTGGCTGCTCTCAGTATTGGCTGACGCTCCGCACCTCTAATTGTGCTTCAGGTCAGTCAAAGATGTTTTGAACCACCAACGAGCCGAACCCTTCCGCCGCTACAATACTCGGGTTATTATAAAACGCATCGTGGTTCATCGTCCCAGCTATAGGATTATTTTCACATCCGCAAACGAAGTCGAAGCAAGATggtgtctttctcctcttgtcTCCGGGCCTTAGCCCTCGGATCCTCAGTTCTCGCGGTCCAACCTGTCCTTAGACAGGCGACTGGTCTAGATACCTGGCTGAGCACAGAAGCAAATTTTTCCCGCCAGGCAATCTTGAATAATATCGGCGCAGATGGCCAGTCGGCGCAGGGCGCAAGTCCAGGGGTGGTGATTGCCAGCCCTAGCAAAAGTGACCCAGATTGTACGTGCTCTGGCCTTTTGCAATCCTTCATTTGACTTACTGGCCGTAGATTTCTATACCTGGACCCGTGACTCGGGTCTCGTCATGAAAACCCTGGTCGATCTGTTCAGAGGCGGAGATGCCGATCTTCTCCCTATCATCGAGGAGTTCATTAGCTCCCAGGCTCGGATCCAAGGCATCTCAAACCCTTCTGGTGCTCTTTCCAGTGGGGGTCTGGGCGAGCCTAAGTTCAATGTCGACGAGACAGCATTTACCGGCGCATGGGGTCGGCCGCAGCGTGACGGACCAGCTTTGCGCGCGACCGCTATGATCTCGTTTGGAGAATGGCTAGTTGTAAGTTCCATCCGTCTTTCAGAATGGGCGTAGCTTACCTTATAGGAAAATGGTCATACAAGCATAGCGACGGACCTGGTATGGCCTGTTGTTAGGAATGATCTATCCTATGTGGCTCAGTATTGGAGCCAATCCGGGTTCGGTGAGCTTCTAGAGAAATGGCCCGCAGCTATCAGTAGCTAACTTCCACAGATCTCTGGGAGGAAGTCCAAGGCACATCATTCTTTACTGTTGCAGTTTCTCATCGCGCTTTGGTAGAAGGTAGCACCTTCGCAAAGACTGTCGGTTCCTCGTGCCCCTATTGTGACTCGCAAGCGCCCCAAGTCCGATGTTATTTACAATCCTTCTGGACCGGGAGTTACATCCAGGCCAATTTCGGTGGCGGGCGATCGGGCAAAGACATCAACACTGTCCTGGGTAGTATCCACACGTTCGATCCTCAAGCGACGTGTGATGATGCTACCTTCCAGCCCTGTTCGGCGCGAGCCTTGGCCAACCATAAGGTAGTAACGGACTCGTTCCGATCAATCTATGCCATCAACTCCGGTCGTGCTGAGAATCaagctgttgctgttggtcGCTACCCCGAAGACAGCTATTACAACGGGAATCCTTGGTTCCTGACCACCCTGGCCGCCGCAGAGCAGTTGTATGACGCGTTGTACCAGTGGGATAAAATTGGATCATTGGCCATCACGGACGTTTCTTTGCCATTCTTCAAAGCTCTTTACAGTTCTGCCGCGACAGGGACCTACGCATCGTCCACGACGGTGTATAAGGATATCGTCTCAGCCGTCAAGGCCTATGCAGACGGATACGTGCAGATCGTCGTACGTCAAGTTCCCTCTTCACTCTCGTTAATGGTTAGGGTTGCTAATGACCGCAGCAAACCTACGCTGCATCCACCGGCTCCATGGCCGAGCAATATACCAAGACGGACGGGAGTCAGACCTCCGCCCGGGATCTTACCTGGTCGTACGCTGCACTTCTCACGGCCAACAACCGACGAAACGCGGTCGTTCCTGCACCATGGGGCGAGACCGCTGCCACCAGCATTCCGTCAGCTTGCTCTACGACTTCCGCCTCGGGCACCTACAGCAGCGTGGTTATCACATCCTGGCCGACCATTAGCGGATACCCAGGCGCGCCAGACAGCCCCTGCCAGGTGCCGACGACTGTGTCGGTGACCTTCGCGGTGAAAGCTACTACGGTCTACGGTGAGTCTATCAAGATCGTCGGGTCGATCTCTCAGCTCGGGAGCTGGAATCCTAGCAGCGCGACCGCATTGAACGCGGACAGCTACACTACTGACAACCCCTTGTGGACGGGAACAATAAACTTGCCTGCTGGACAGTCGTTCGAGTATAAGTTTATTCGCGTTCAGAACGGGGCGGTTACGTGGGAGAGTGACCCCAACCGGAAATATACCGTTCCTTCGACTTGCGGGGTGAAAAGTGCTGTGCAGAGCGATGTTTGGCGGTGATCATCATGTcccgatgaagaggaggaattggTACGTGGTATTGGTGATGTGGCGCTGTCATATTCAGTATATATGTTCGATTCTGTGAAATCCGAAGGCAGAGAGACCAAGAGAGGGCCCACCTATTCGTGTGTAATAGACAAGATATTGTTAGTGTCCTATGAAATCCCATGATATAAATTTCGAGAAGCAGGACCTACACAGATGTATCCGATTATCCTTGGATCCTACCAGGGCGACCTTTACTCAATGGACGTTTAAGAAAATCTCATAACTTTTTTTTGTACACTATTGAAAGCCAATGCTATAATGGTCGGTGTTCCAGATCCTATTCACTCCCTCCACCTTGCACAGGCCTTGATTCGAAACCATACCAGCGTAGGCAAGACCATGTAAGGCTCCTCCGTTCTTCTTATATCTCTTCTCAGTCTCTGTGTCTTTCTGTCCAACGGCCAATATTGACATACATATCAAGAGATCCTATGTATCAAGAGGTACTTGTGATCATGGGGCGAATCATACAAGAGCATCTCGGAACCCCATTATCTGATGACGGCAATACACCTAGTAGCTAATCATCTCGAACAAAGTGTGGTCCACAGTCTGCCCAtccgaagaagctgaagttGAGGCTGAATGGTGACAGGGCAGAATTTCACCACCGAAGCCCTGCGAGTCATACTGTGaggcatcatcatctgggTATACAGTAGTTTTAGTTGCCGAGTGTTGCTTAGGTCGTGATGCGAAGGAAGGTAAAGACAGCCGCGGGTCTATCGGCTGAGAACTAGCGGAGTCGACAATAGGTTCCCCCGAAATTTTTCTAACCCTCCGCGCAAGATATCGCTTGATTGGCTCATCATCGCACTGTGCGTGCTTCAGTATCTCACTGTGGAGGTCCAGAATCTCATAACGCAGTTGTTCAATTTGCATCCGAAGCTCGTTGTTCCGCCAGGCATGCGCATCGGCAAGGGACTCGATCTCTTCTACTACGAGCTTTTTTCGCTGACGGCACCGTTTGGCAGCTTGGCGGTTACGCTGCAGGATCTTGTCTCGTCTTGCCTTCCAATCTTTGTTTATCCTGCCGTGCTTCGTGAATGTGTTTGAAGCCTCCTTTGCATCTGGCTTTGAGACGGCCGTGTTTTGTGCACTTCCCTTGAGCTCGCCATTGATCGGCTGGGTGGTTTTCTGGATAGGTAAAGTAGCTTCCGTTAGAGACATGGCATTCAGGACAGGCTGTGAGCGTGCAAGGTTTGACTGGCCGGTATTGCACATGGCATAGGGGGTCGCGTCGCCATATTTGGGCCATGCCTCATACGGATCGATGTTTTCCCAGCTCAGCTGTTGCCGCTCATTTGTGGGGTGTTTGAAGCATGATGATAGCTGAGGGAAAGTAGGAGCTAGGTCCCATAGAAACTGTGGCTGTACCACGGTGATTGAAGCCATATTGTTCAGTGTAGAGAACGAACGCCACTAGTGTTATTTGGAGGAGATTGCTCAAGTTCATGAGCATGATATATGCATCACAGAGGCAGTGAAGATGTACATGTGGAAGGGGCGTATATGTGTGATTGGCAGCTGCATCTCATCCATATCAGCCGAAATAAAGCAAATTTATGCCTTTCGTATTAGAAGGCAGAGACATTCAACCCGACCCATGTCGCACCACCTTTACTTATTCTGATGTCATCTTTCGAGCGAATAGGAGATTGCCAGTGGTTGATTTGAACGCAATCATGTTCAGGGAAGCCATGACTCCCTCATTTTAGATTTCATACCCGTGATATTGGCTTCTGAGGTACCTGTTCGATGAGGTTATTCGTGACAAGCTGACAAGAATTGATTCGGCGGGGTGCAGAAGCGCTTACCAGCTATTGATACCTGATTGGCGGCTTTCCCCATCCCAAGAAAATCTGTCATGTATACCATGGGAACCATGGTCCATACAGGAATGCTGCTTATATCGCTGGATCAACGCTGGGATCACCTTGTTGTGGGCCGGAACACAAAATCTAACGCAGTGACCTATTGCCTTTTATAGGGCTGGGCATGGGACTCCCGCAGGAACCTAGCGGGTTGGTTCTTTGGGTCGAAGCCAAACGGTCAACGATTGGATTCGTTGACTCTgcgtctttcttttctctctctttaaAACTGCCGGTCAGAGAAGAGTTCAATAACGACCCTTGGGTGGTGCTTCTTCAACCGTCCAGCGTGCCAGCAAAGTTACATTACCGACAACAGGAGGAAGGCAAGTTCGGTGAGATTCCCCAGTCATCAAGGTAACGTCGCCTGGAAGACTCTGGAAAGTGCCTATTGTTATTGTAGACCAGACCTCGCGGTGCTCCGAGGTGACTTCGTTGTGATGTAAGTGGTTATGGGCGGGTTGCCGTCCCACGGTAAGCGTCTTATGTCAGGTCCCCAAGCCAATTCTAAACTATGATTCCCATGGATTGGGAGCTTGGGCGTCAGATGCAAACGCGGGGCTAGAGGCCCTAGCTCCCCTTCCAGTTCCGTTGCAAGCTTTAGGATAGACCTTAGGCACCATTCTCAGGGTCAACGTTAGATCCATGCCCTGTCTCAGGCAGGTGAGGCATTTCTTCCTCAACAGCCGTGGCGCCCTAGGATCCACGAGTGTAACCGTTTCATCCAGAGGATAAACCAAAAGTTATCTCAGTCGGCCGTCATATGCCAGGAGGTCAGGGAGCTTTGACCTTTGCTCTTGATATGTAGAAGCTCTGTTGTAGGGAGAGGTTACGATTGACATACAAGGTTTCACTTGAAACAGAACTTGTTTGTGTTCATTTCTAGATCTTTGAGGACAAATATTCACGtagaagaaaggaaatgacaTTTCGGCATCCGTAAGACATGACTATGAACGTGAAGAATCACAACATCTAACTcgaatagatatctatatatacatttaCTGCAATTTCTTCTCACCCAAAAACTCCA
This window of the Aspergillus flavus chromosome 8, complete sequence genome carries:
- a CDS encoding putative glucan 1,4-alpha-glucosidase; the protein is MVSFSSCLRALALGSSVLAVQPVLRQATGLDTWLSTEANFSRQAILNNIGADGQSAQGASPGVVIASPSKSDPDYFYTWTRDSGLVMKTLVDLFRGGDADLLPIIEEFISSQARIQGISNPSGALSSGGLGEPKFNVDETAFTGAWGRPQRDGPALRATAMISFGEWLVENGHTSIATDLVWPVVRNDLSYVAQYWSQSGFDLWEEVQGTSFFTVAVSHRALVEGSTFAKTVGSSCPYCDSQAPQVRCYLQSFWTGSYIQANFGGGRSGKDINTVLGSIHTFDPQATCDDATFQPCSARALANHKVVTDSFRSIYAINSGRAENQAVAVGRYPEDSYYNGNPWFLTTLAAAEQLYDALYQWDKIGSLAITDVSLPFFKALYSSAATGTYASSTTVYKDIVSAVKAYADGYVQIVQTYAASTGSMAEQYTKTDGSQTSARDLTWSYAALLTANNRRNAVVPAPWGETAATSIPSACSTTSASGTYSSVVITSWPTISGYPGAPDSPCQVPTTVSVTFAVKATTVYGESIKIVGSISQLGSWNPSSATALNADSYTTDNPLWTGTINLPAGQSFEYKFIRVQNGAVTWESDPNRKYTVPSTCGVKSAVQSDVWR